The following DNA comes from Microbacterium wangchenii.
CTGCGGGCCGCCGAAGCACAGCGACGTCACCTGCGACGCGCCGGGGGTGCGGATGACGTGCGTGCGCCGGCCGTCACTGTCATACCTCTCCGCGCGGCCCCCGCCCCACAGGGCGATCCACAACCCGCCGCCGGCGTCGAGGCACAGCCCGTCGGGGAGCCCGTCGACGCGCACGGCCTCCTCGACCTGCGCGATACCGCCGTCCGGATCGAGGCGGTAGCGGTACACCACGCGATCGAACGTGTCGGCGTGGTATGCGGTGCCGTCGGCGTCGAAGTCCAGCCCGTTCGACAGCGTGAGTCCGGAGCGCACGACGGTGGGCGCGGCCGCGTCGAGGCGCCACAGCACCGCGGCGCGGGCGTCTGCTCCTCGTCCCACCGTGCCGACCCACAGCCGCCCCCGCGGATCGACCCGCGCGTCGTTGGTGCGCCCGTGCCGGTCGGCGAGGTCGGGGAGAGGGTGCTCCCGCTCGATCCGCCCTTCCCGCAGCACGAGGATGCGGTCGCCGGCGACGACGCCCTCACATCCGTCGCCCGCGTCGAAAACGGCCGAGACCGTTCCCCCGAGT
Coding sequences within:
- a CDS encoding SMP-30/gluconolactonase/LRE family protein gives rise to the protein MDVDAELWWATGHGLGESARWFGGAYHWVDIETGSVLRARSDGPLERTELGGTVSAVFDAGDGCEGVVAGDRILVLREGRIEREHPLPDLADRHGRTNDARVDPRGRLWVGTVGRGADARAAVLWRLDAAAPTVVRSGLTLSNGLDFDADGTAYHADTFDRVVYRYRLDPDGGIAQVEEAVRVDGLPDGLCLDAGGGLWIALWGGGRAERYDSDGRRTHVIRTPGASQVTSLCFGGPQLDEVLLTTAAEDVDEPHAGAVFRARVDVAGKAESRWTPEQEAGASHD